In Pygocentrus nattereri isolate fPygNat1 chromosome 3, fPygNat1.pri, whole genome shotgun sequence, the DNA window aaaatcaatCCCAACATTGTGACAATTTGCCATAGGGTAAATTTGCAGCACATTCTCACAAAACAAACCTCCAACATAAATAATCCAATATACTGCCAGCAAACATTTCTGTACCAAAGTAACCCTGTAATCTCCCGCTCACTGACTTTCAGTGCTAGCAGCACTACTTTTCAGAAGTGTGATGATTATCTTACCTGATTGCTTCTGTGAACCACGTCTCAGTGGTAGCTGGTTTTTGTCCCCAAGCTAacagcaaaaaaagaagaaaatgaataagAGACAACGTTGGGTTAAGCAACATGCTCTTTCCAAAGAGGGAACATCATGTTACTGACTTTAGCCTTCCTTTACTCAGAGACTAACGGAAATTTCTGATTCATTCTCTCTTAAACAAGCTTAAAATACCTCGCAGAGAGACAACAGTGAAGTTCATTTCCAACACAGCAAAGTGATAAAACCATCATTTACTGCCTCTAGGAAAATACACTGCATAAGTAAACTGGCTGTTTCTGGTCTAAAAAGTGTTTTGTAAAACCCTAGAGCAGTGTTAACTGAGGGGTCACTCCTATTCTCACGCAACAGGGCTAGTGTGAAAACATTTCTCCACCCCACTCACTTGAACAGCGTCCTTCGGGATAACCATGACGAAATTATCGGGGAAGAAGCCCCTCCGCCCATTCAGCTCCCCCTGCCACCATCCCTCATCCTCAGTGACCTAAgtacagaggaaaagaaaataaagccaAGCCCAgctataaacacacactcactctaagAAACACAGATACAGAAATGACTCAGGAAATCAgtctaaaaataaagatgcagtAAGAATTTACCCACATTGTAAGACATCACTTTAGCATAAAGTAGCAGTGCTTAACAATTAACAGAATGACAGAATGCAAGCTAAAATTGTGAATTTTAACAATACCACCCAGACCACATGGCTTGTTGAAGTTTTGAAgggtttggaaaaaataaatgtaaagggTGAAACACTGTCCTGCATTTATTCCATATTAAATAGACAGATGGCCAATCAGACTATTGCCCCTTCCACTCAGATGCTGAAGAAAGCAAGACAGTGAGCTTCATATGTTATATGGAGAAAAGCACAggtaaacatttacagtgtaTCAGTTAAATGTCCCACAGTTTCAGACCTTGTTGATGATGGTGACAATGTCTCCTTTCTTTAGGTCCAGCTCATCCTCAGCATAGGCTGCATAATCAAACATGACCTGACAGTATTCTTTCACTATCAGAGAACAGGAACAGGAATGTTTAGTGTGTTGAGTTGACCAGCACTGTGGATGTGTGGGTGTTACTTATAATCAGCAGATAAAGAAGACATGAAATGATAGTGAAACCTGTATTTGGACCAGCAAGAGAAGCACCATGATTCATTCTTTGATCTATATCTTATCAGATATAGAGCTCAGTGGATGAACCTTAAATTCCTACCACTCCAACTAGTAATGGCAGGCTTACTGGAAGTATGTGACAGTTCAAGTCGCCACCCTTAAGGTATGCAGTGCTCTGAACAATTTGCCTTAGCTGGTGTCTGATATACATACTAATGGCTGTTagtcattattatttaaaacatgtCTGTGTTCAAAATAGACCTGCTCTGACATTTCAACAAAGATCATCCATATCTCTACGATAAAGTCATCAGAACCGGCTAAACCACTTGTGAAATCCTTAACAGCAGCCGGCGTTCTTTTTCTCActattggtttgaaatatcaaATACCTTGTTATGCATCTGGTACACTCACCATTTGTTTTTCTGCGTATAGTTGTTCTCTGTTCTTGTATTCcctgtaaacaaacaaaggaaTAATTTACAATTGATTCCATATCATACTAATCCATTTTCTATACAGTTGAAAGATCATCTCTAGCCTACCTCTTTAGTGAAGAGAGCATCAGAAAGTTTAGGCCGGCTCTTGCTTTCACTCAGTTTTCCATCTGCAAAACATGGAGAGAGATCAGCAATGTcttgtgaggaaaaaaaattcattattaatgtGCGAAAGTACCATCATGAATAAAAATCCATTATGTCCAGTATTACAAGAGACCACACcttttgaaaaggaaaaaatttCTTTTACAAAGTTTGATGGAAAAGCTcctattttgttatttttcttccCCATCCACCACCCATCTTCAATCTGTgagcacaaacaaaagaaaagcactAAGTCAAGAAAACCatgacaaaacacacaaacagaaatcaagagagagactgaggttTAGAGATAACAAACGTGAAGAGGAAATAAGAACGCCAGCACATCATCACAGATAAAACAGCCCGTGCTAAAAGCCGGGCTTCAAGTATAAATATTATGCAGCTGCACCAACAAAACTCTCAGGCTATGTAATTTCTGCACATACTCATTTAGAGGCTTTTGACTTCCGCTAAATGCAGCAAACTGGTGAACTAAGGCATGATGGATAATGTGCATTATAAAGAATGTCTTTGCGAGAAACATATTGCTCTCTACCTCTCTAAGAATCTCTATAGTATCTCCAACAACCAGCTCCAGCTCGTCCTCGTTCAGTGGCTTGTAGGCATAAGACACCTCACATTTCCTACACTGTTCCTTCAACGACATCTTCGCTGGAGTGAAAAACAAGCAgagaacacaaataaaaacttgCTAGTGAAAGTTAAACCAAACAGttatgcaaaaaagaaaaaaaaaacagccctcCAGTCAAATGAAGTCAATGTCACATGTGACTGctttaatatgtatttatagTACTGTTTCGACACTTATAATTAGCACTTGGCCCTTGAGATAGGAAGTGGTCTGTGTGGACGAAGAAGTCTTTCATTACTTGGTTCTGTTTATCGTGCTGTCCAAAGcacagtgtttttcagcagcTGGAGGCTCACAAGCCTCCCAGGTTTGtcaattttcattttgtttattgcaCATTTTGTTTGGAGCATGTATGGATGCACATACATTTCCGCATGCTTCGTGgctctctctggctgtctcCTGTCAAGTGAACAGGTACTTCCTGCATGGACAAAAAACAGAAGTTATCAAGGAGGAACCTATGATGAAGCGAACCGTGCTGATAAAAATCAGCCTTCTAACAACCctgacatgaaaatgtgcaagAGCTCAAAAAGAATACTGCACCTTAACAAAGTTGGAGGGAAAAATGCCCCTTTTCCCTCTGAGCTCTCCCTCCAGCCAGCCCTCTTCACTGGCTGTCTTCACATTCTTCACCACATCACCCGGCTGCATCGATAACTCATCCGCCATCGTCCCCTCAAAGCCTATCAGCACTAGCATCTCTGACATAGATGCACACAGAGGAATAGAAGGATTAGGCACCAGTAAAGACACTTTACAGATCTGAGAGTGATATGGACACTAATATGAAGGAGATACACTGTGAAATGGTTGTAACCCCACTAAAAACCAGTTGTCATGATGTATTATGTCATTTCATCTAAAGGTGTGATGAAAATCTAATGTAAAAAAGGCGTAAATCTGAGCCTGTATGACAAACTAATAGTTTttggaataaacatttataaatgtaatatgtaGAATTATATCAATTGTCATGCAAgacttatgtaggtgtcatgtagccctGATGAATGCGGCCTTTATATAAAGTGTCACTGCCGCATTCAATAGAGAACTGTTGCTGTCTTAGATGTAATAGTCTTTTTGAACACATTGTACTATTTATTGTTCACTGATTTGTCAAGTATACACTGGTCCTAATATTTAGGTGTGCACCAGTGTAATGAACACAGTGGTGTGCTATTACgcattttgccattttaaatcaaaatgttACTATTTCAGAGGAGATGTGTTTCAACAGGCCAGAAGGTATGTGGTATGCAGGATATGATTCCAGGTAGTGTTTAACTCAGGAACTGAGTGCACCAGCTGAGGTCTTCACTGAGCTGTAGCTATTACAGACGGTGGTTCTACAGGCACAGTTTGTTTACAaaccaacaaatcaacattggAAGAACAGTAAGTGTCTTATCTGCTGCTGATCCACATCTTActtatatcacaataccaagagaaaatctgaaaatctagACATTGGAATATTACTATCAGAGTCAGCTGGGGACGAGGAAATTTCATGCTACACAGAAGTGACACCATAGAACAACCACATTTGGTTTCACACAGAACTttcaatgaacaaaaaaaatgttttgtaaatacattgtgtgtgtgaagacaTTTTATAACATTAACTATACCATACCAATTAAAGGATTTTCCTAGAACCATTAAACCCATTCAATACCATTGTACCAATCTACAAAACGATGGCAAAATCCAGAAATTCAGGAAGCAGTAAAGAGAGCTAAGGAAATCCCAAGGAGTTCCTTTGTTGTCTTTATCACTTTACTGACCCACTGACTGTCACACTGTcaatcactcacactcacactcaggaGTGTAACTCAGTATTCAATATTCTGTTCAGAACTCACAGCACTGGCACGTTATAAACTTGCGTTAGATTTCAAACAGAAACCAGTGGAAGCGgacagtgtaaatgtaattccTGCTGGAAAACTGCTAACACCGGCATCTAAAAAAGCATACAGACACTCACCCATTGCTGCTGAAAGCTCTTCTCAGCCCTCCTCGCTTTCAAAGGCAGAAGTCTCTCTCGGGCGGACTTTCAGGGTTAAAAGGGTAGCCTGAATAAATGTTGCTCaagacacagaaacagaaaagctTGGGCCCTCCTTCCTTTAgtcaaatattaacactaagAAACTCTTCCCTGCTAGTCATGACAAGCTAAAGAACTTCAGACGTAGATGTATACGCATGTGTGCATGAGACAGAGAGGtagaagacagacagagtgagagagagagagagagagagagagagagagagagagagagagagagagagagagagagagaaacaggtgaAACAGGTTTCTGTCCAGATAAGGACATACAGGGCAAATAACAAGAACTAAAAAGAAACCTAAGAAGGGGGAAGCCTTAAGTGATAATTAAatccatgtttttcattttgacacaCTGCCatgtgagagaatgtgtgtaTCTGGCTTTTTCACCTTCAGGATAGGAGTTGCCTATTTATTGACTGCATGACGTCAAAAGCATTTTACATTCATGCTGgaagaaaagcaaaaagttATGAGTGAAGCAAGTAAATCAAGTCACAagcttttaaagctttaaactAGAGAAGTTACAGtatcacttttccttttctgATACCAATATTAAAGCCTTTGGTATCAGCCAATACCAGACAAGAAGGAGGGGGTGGTCCCCAGTTTCGTTCAAAGATTTTGTGGTTCCTTGGAGGTGGGGACTTTTGATTTGTGTGTTTGGGACATGTTTTTCATGTTAGTTTGAGGGTCAGTGTTCTGTATTATTTATGAGTTTTTCTGCAAAGGCTCTTATTGTGAATGTGGGGCTAGTCTGctggctgtgtgtttatgtgtgcataCAGGAAGAACTGGGTCAGTCGAGAGAGGAATGCTGAGAGGAAGATGTAAGTTTGGGCTAAGGTGAACCATTAGGTCAAACTTGAGCTTAGGTATGCCATAGCTGTGGTCAACTACAGCTGCTTAATAAAGCACTACAACTTGTGCAAAAGCTGTGTCTTCTTTCACAGTGGTGAATGCTACACATACCCCCCAATATCCGATGCAGTATTTCTGCTGATACTGGCCCCATACAGATACCGGTTATTGGATCAGTGCCATCTTGATTTAATGTAAAGGTACTATACCACACTATACTATAAAAAGAGTAAAGATACTAAAAGCTTTTACTGGGACAcaacaacactgtaaactgcactgtaaaaaagtgGCTTATCAAATCTACTTAAAAATTActtaatgtggtaacaagcaatttaactagttttattcaactcaaaaattTACTTTGAAACAATTGTTTATTCAAAGTTTTTATTTAGACTGAATAAAACAGGTTaattttttaagtagatctgacgagccactttttacagtttggatcaaaataatcaaatcaatCCAATCTGACCGATTTATAGACGCTATCATTTTGTCTGATCTAATAAAATCTGATTAAGCTCTAGTAATTATCTCGCTTGCTCCCACTTTACCAAAGGAATGATCTAGTAATATTACTTGTGTTCATATTATTTCCAAgagtttttgttctttttagcTTCAAGGAATCGCAATATTCTCAGCCTTAATAACTGACATGGCGTTTATCTTTGGAAAAA includes these proteins:
- the sh3d21 gene encoding SH3 domain-containing protein 21 isoform X2, which encodes MEMLVLIGFEGTMADELSMQPGDVVKNVKTASEEGWLEGELRGKRGIFPSNFVKEVPVHLTGDSQREPRSMRKSKMSLKEQCRKCEVSYAYKPLNEDELELVVGDTIEILREIEDGWWMGKKNNKIGAFPSNFVKEIFSFSKDGKLSESKSRPKLSDALFTKEGIQEQRTTIRRKTNVKEYCQVMFDYAAYAEDELDLKKGDIVTIINKVTEDEGWWQGELNGRRGFFPDNFVMVIPKDAVQLGDKNQLPLRRGSQKQSVKEASGMDKNSTETSSKAEAKDEKPDARGDPPGKIKLPGMFKTPAPPIKDKPHKPAPKASDDQPQASHPESKAKDADQFDGLNVSSDKLNHPTASRAKPPQRRPPTGLSAASNATSDTNQNEASAVPPKHPVQSKPQTEVKPAEVKPQEEKPTLDKVLAELRELRMALELLKNRYDADMKELKDELSEEKSKRMKLQDEVQTLKKQK
- the sh3d21 gene encoding SH3 domain-containing protein 21 isoform X1 — encoded protein: MEMLVLIGFEGTMADELSMQPGDVVKNVKTASEEGWLEGELRGKRGIFPSNFVKEVPVHLTGDSQREPRSMRKSKMSLKEQCRKCEVSYAYKPLNEDELELVVGDTIEILREIEDGWWMGKKNNKIGAFPSNFVKEIFSFSKDGKLSESKSRPKLSDALFTKEGIQEQRTTIRRKTNVKEYCQVMFDYAAYAEDELDLKKGDIVTIINKVTEDEGWWQGELNGRRGFFPDNFVMVIPKDAVQLGDKNQLPLRRGSQKQSVKEASGMDKNSTETSSKAEAKDEKPDARGDPPGKIKLPGMFKTPAPPIKDKPHKPAPKASDDQPQASHPESKAKDADQFDGLNVSSDKLNHPTASRAKPPQRRPPTGLSAASNATSDTNQNEASAVPPKDADNYLPSTNKAEQAFNISSLPQHPVQSKPQTEVKPAEVKPQEEKPTLDKVLAELRELRMALELLKNRYDADMKELKDELSEEKSKRMKLQDEVQTLKKQK